One window of Mucilaginibacter inviolabilis genomic DNA carries:
- the rplJ gene encoding 50S ribosomal protein L10 translates to MNKEEKYDLVLALTEQMKEYGNFYITDTSDLTVAKINDIRRKCFDSDIKMQVAKNSLIKKAMEAAGGDFSPIYDVLKGSSSILFSKSATAPAKLIKQLRKAGDKPVLKAAYIDSSVFIGDNQIDTLIKLKSKEQLIGEIIGLLQSPAKNVISALQSGGNTIAGLVKTLQERG, encoded by the coding sequence ATGAATAAAGAAGAAAAATACGATCTTGTTCTTGCCCTTACTGAGCAAATGAAAGAATACGGTAATTTTTATATCACCGATACTTCTGATTTGACGGTTGCAAAGATCAATGACATTCGTCGCAAATGTTTCGACAGCGACATCAAAATGCAGGTAGCAAAAAATAGCTTGATTAAAAAAGCTATGGAAGCTGCAGGCGGCGACTTTAGCCCGATATATGATGTATTAAAAGGTTCTTCATCAATCCTTTTCTCTAAATCAGCAACTGCTCCGGCAAAGCTGATCAAACAATTGAGAAAAGCAGGTGACAAACCAGTTTTAAAAGCAGCATATATTGATTCATCAGTGTTTATTGGCGACAACCAGATCGATACATTGATCAAGTTGAAATCAAAAGAACAACTGATTGGCGAGATAATAGGATTACTACAATCACCTGCCAAAAACGTTATTTCTGCATTACAATCAGGCGGAAATACTATTGCAGGCCTTGTAAAAACATTACAGGAAAGAGGTTAA
- the rplA gene encoding 50S ribosomal protein L1 gives MARLTKNQKVALSKIEANKSYSLQDASSLVKELTLTKFDSSVDIDVRLGVDPRKANQMVRGIATLPHGTGKTVRVLVLCTPDKEQEAKDAGADYVGLDDYIAKIEGGWTDVDIIITMPSVMAKVGRLGRILGPRNLMPNPKSGTVTPEVGKAVTDVKGGKIDFKVDKTGIIHASIGKASFSADKIYENALEVLQTISKLKPSAAKGTYFKSIHISSTMSPGIEIETKTVAGI, from the coding sequence GTGGCTAGATTAACAAAAAATCAGAAAGTGGCACTCTCCAAAATTGAGGCTAACAAATCGTATTCATTACAGGATGCGTCATCTTTAGTAAAGGAATTAACCCTTACCAAATTTGATTCATCAGTTGATATAGACGTTCGTTTAGGTGTTGACCCGCGTAAAGCCAATCAAATGGTACGTGGTATTGCAACATTACCTCATGGAACCGGTAAAACTGTACGTGTACTGGTGCTTTGTACTCCTGACAAGGAACAAGAAGCAAAAGACGCGGGTGCAGATTACGTAGGTTTGGATGATTATATTGCCAAGATTGAAGGTGGATGGACTGATGTTGATATTATCATCACTATGCCAAGTGTTATGGCTAAAGTTGGTCGTTTGGGTCGTATATTAGGTCCACGTAACTTGATGCCTAACCCTAAATCAGGAACAGTAACTCCAGAAGTTGGAAAAGCTGTAACTGACGTAAAAGGTGGTAAAATCGACTTCAAAGTTGATAAAACAGGTATTATCCATGCCTCAATAGGAAAAGCATCTTTCTCTGCAGATAAAATTTATGAGAATGCATTAGAAGTATTGCAAACTATCTCAAAATTAAAACCATCTGCAGCTAAAGGAACATATTTCAAGAGTATCCATATCTCTTCAACTATGTCGCCAGGAATTGAAATTGAAACCAAAACAGTAGCGGGGATTTAA